In Lacerta agilis isolate rLacAgi1 chromosome 1, rLacAgi1.pri, whole genome shotgun sequence, the following proteins share a genomic window:
- the INSIG2 gene encoding insulin-induced gene 2 protein isoform X2, producing MDRHLGEPHKFKREWSSVMRCVAVFVGINHASAKVDFANNIQLSLTLAALSIGLWWTFDRSRSGFGLGIGIAFLATLVTQLLVYNGVYQYTSPDFLYVRSWLPCIFFAGGITMGNIGRQLAMYECKVIAEKSHQD from the exons ATGGATCGACACCTGGGAGAGCCACACAAATTTAAGAGGGAATGGTCCAGTGTGATGCGGTGTGTGGCAGTCTTTGTTGGTATAAATCATGCCAGTGCT AAAGTGGATTTTGCCAACAACATCCAGTTGTCCCTCACACTTGCTGCACTTTCAATTGGGTTGTGGTGGACGTTCGATCGATCTCGAAGTGGCTTCGGCCTGGGAATAGGAATTGCATTTCTTGCCACATTGGTGACTCAGCTTCTCGTCTACAATGGAGTTTATCA ATACACATCTCCTGACTTCCTTTATGTGCGTTCCTGGTTACCCTGTATATTTTTTGCTGGTGGAATAACTATGGGGAACATTGGCAGGCAGCTGGCAATG tacGAATGCAAAGTTATTGCAGAAAAGTCTCATCAAGACTGA
- the INSIG2 gene encoding insulin-induced gene 2 protein isoform X1: MADDDDTQPSSPKKCGPYISSVTSHSLNLMIRGIVLFLIGVFLALVLNLLQIQRNVTLFPPDVITSVFSSAWWVPLCCGTASAVIGLLYPCMDRHLGEPHKFKREWSSVMRCVAVFVGINHASAKVDFANNIQLSLTLAALSIGLWWTFDRSRSGFGLGIGIAFLATLVTQLLVYNGVYQYTSPDFLYVRSWLPCIFFAGGITMGNIGRQLAMYECKVIAEKSHQD; the protein is encoded by the exons ATGGCAGATGACGATGATACGCAGCCATCCAGCCCAAAGAAGTGCGGTCCGTACATTTCCTCGGTGACCAGCCACAGCCTGAACTTGATGATCCGTGGGATAGTCCTGTTTTTAATTGGTGTCTTTCTTGCTCTAGTATTAAACTTGCTACAGATTCAAAGAAACGTCACCTTGTTTCCACCGGATGTGATCACCAGCGTCTTCTCTTCGGCTTGGTGGGTACCGCTTTGCTGTGGAACAGCATCAG CTGTGATTGGGTTATTGTACCCCTGCATGGATCGACACCTGGGAGAGCCACACAAATTTAAGAGGGAATGGTCCAGTGTGATGCGGTGTGTGGCAGTCTTTGTTGGTATAAATCATGCCAGTGCT AAAGTGGATTTTGCCAACAACATCCAGTTGTCCCTCACACTTGCTGCACTTTCAATTGGGTTGTGGTGGACGTTCGATCGATCTCGAAGTGGCTTCGGCCTGGGAATAGGAATTGCATTTCTTGCCACATTGGTGACTCAGCTTCTCGTCTACAATGGAGTTTATCA ATACACATCTCCTGACTTCCTTTATGTGCGTTCCTGGTTACCCTGTATATTTTTTGCTGGTGGAATAACTATGGGGAACATTGGCAGGCAGCTGGCAATG tacGAATGCAAAGTTATTGCAGAAAAGTCTCATCAAGACTGA